In Vibrio sp. FE10, the following are encoded in one genomic region:
- a CDS encoding sodium-dependent transporter produces the protein MDQQSSSSREHFSSRLGFILAAAGAAVGLGNIWGFPTQVASNGGGAFLLVYLIMIFVVAFPMLVVEMAIGRHGQANPVDSMRSLTSNPLGKKVGEFVGWIGLSVPSAVLAFYSIVGGWLICFLFGAVADLIGLESIADWFKGFSVERNVFGTVLFYVLTILIVQGGVKQGIEKWSTRLMPALFILFGLLFVYIMTQAGAIEGLKHYLVPDFEKVWDRKLILAAMGQGFFSLTIGGCSMLVYGSYLSKKENLPKMAMNVTLVDTAVAFIAGLVVMPAMFVAMQKGVQIYAEDGSLLSSDTLVFTVLPLMFDSLGVLGQIFAIVFFLLLTIAALTSSISMLEGPVALVSERFNTRRTPTSWVIGGAIALFSVVIVYNFAAMFGMVAMIATQYLQPVAALMFCLFGGWVWSRASKVKELEQGCPDFQLGWFGKVWPMYVKFVCPILVATVIWASFG, from the coding sequence ATGGACCAACAATCTTCCTCTTCAAGAGAGCACTTTAGTTCTCGTTTGGGTTTTATTTTAGCAGCGGCGGGTGCGGCTGTTGGCTTAGGTAATATTTGGGGTTTCCCAACCCAAGTTGCCAGTAACGGCGGTGGTGCTTTTCTGCTTGTTTACCTAATCATGATTTTCGTGGTTGCTTTCCCGATGCTGGTTGTTGAGATGGCGATTGGCCGTCATGGTCAAGCGAACCCTGTCGATAGTATGCGCTCTTTGACTTCGAATCCTTTAGGTAAGAAAGTCGGTGAATTTGTTGGTTGGATTGGCTTAAGTGTCCCAAGCGCCGTGTTGGCCTTTTATAGTATTGTCGGCGGTTGGTTGATTTGCTTCCTTTTTGGCGCGGTTGCTGACCTGATTGGCTTAGAGTCCATCGCTGATTGGTTCAAAGGCTTCAGTGTTGAGCGAAACGTGTTTGGTACCGTGCTCTTCTATGTACTGACTATTCTGATTGTTCAAGGTGGTGTGAAGCAGGGTATCGAGAAGTGGTCGACTCGCTTAATGCCAGCGTTGTTCATTTTGTTTGGTTTACTGTTTGTTTACATCATGACGCAAGCGGGTGCGATAGAAGGCCTGAAGCATTACTTGGTTCCAGACTTTGAGAAAGTGTGGGATAGAAAACTCATTCTAGCGGCAATGGGACAAGGCTTCTTCTCGCTAACCATTGGTGGCTGCTCTATGTTGGTTTACGGTTCTTACTTAAGCAAGAAAGAGAACCTACCAAAAATGGCGATGAACGTAACCTTGGTTGATACCGCTGTCGCTTTTATTGCTGGCTTAGTGGTTATGCCTGCCATGTTTGTTGCGATGCAGAAGGGTGTACAAATCTACGCTGAAGATGGCTCACTATTGAGCTCTGACACACTCGTATTTACGGTTCTGCCTTTGATGTTTGATAGCTTAGGCGTACTTGGTCAGATCTTCGCAATTGTCTTCTTCTTGTTGCTAACGATTGCTGCTCTAACTTCTTCAATTTCGATGCTGGAAGGGCCTGTAGCGCTAGTGAGTGAGCGTTTCAATACCAGACGAACACCAACGAGTTGGGTGATTGGTGGTGCTATTGCACTGTTCAGTGTGGTGATAGTTTATAACTTTGCTGCGATGTTTGGCATGGTTGCGATGATAGCGACTCAGTATCTTCAACCGGTCGCAGCACTGATGTTCTGTCTGTTTGGCGGCTGGGTGTGGAGCCGAGCTTCAAAAGTGAAAGAGCTTGAACAAGGTTGTCCTGATTTTCAGCTTGGTTGGTTTGGTAAAGTGTGGCCGATGTATGTGAAGTTCGTATGCCCAATCTTGGTGGCAACAGTTATCTGGGCTTCTTTTGGTTAA
- the lipA gene encoding lipoyl synthase, giving the protein MSKPIQMEKGVKYRDADKMALIPVKNMPAEQKEVLRKPAWMKIKLPSDSHRIQEIKSAMRKNNLHSVCEEASCPNLAECFNHGTATFMILGAICTRRCPFCDVAHGRPVAPEAEEPKKLAKTIKDMKLKYVVITSVDRDDLRDGGAQHFADCNREIREQNPNIRIETLVPDFRGRMDVALDLMKDNPPDVFNHNLETAPRLYRKARPGANYKWSLDLLRKFKEQHPDIPTKSGVMMGLGETKEEIVQVLKDLREHGVTMLTLGQYLAPSRHHLPVERYVPPSEFDELKEIALELGFTHAACGPFVRSSYHADLQAQGMEIK; this is encoded by the coding sequence ATGAGCAAACCAATCCAAATGGAAAAAGGCGTTAAATATCGTGACGCTGACAAAATGGCATTAATTCCCGTAAAGAATATGCCTGCTGAACAGAAAGAAGTTCTACGTAAGCCTGCATGGATGAAGATTAAACTTCCTTCAGACAGCCATCGTATTCAAGAAATCAAATCAGCAATGCGTAAAAACAACCTGCACTCAGTTTGTGAAGAAGCGTCTTGCCCTAACCTAGCCGAGTGTTTTAACCACGGCACGGCAACGTTTATGATTCTTGGCGCTATCTGTACTCGTCGCTGCCCGTTCTGTGATGTTGCCCATGGTCGTCCTGTTGCTCCTGAAGCAGAAGAGCCGAAGAAACTGGCTAAGACGATTAAAGACATGAAGCTGAAGTACGTTGTAATCACTTCAGTTGACCGTGATGACCTGCGTGATGGTGGTGCTCAGCATTTTGCTGACTGTAACCGTGAAATTCGCGAACAGAATCCAAATATTCGCATTGAAACGCTGGTTCCTGACTTCCGTGGTCGTATGGACGTTGCACTTGATCTAATGAAAGACAACCCGCCAGATGTTTTCAACCACAACCTAGAGACAGCACCACGTCTATACCGTAAAGCTCGCCCAGGCGCGAACTACAAGTGGTCTCTTGATCTGTTGAGAAAATTCAAAGAGCAACACCCAGACATCCCAACTAAATCAGGTGTGATGATGGGTCTTGGTGAAACGAAAGAAGAGATCGTTCAAGTACTGAAAGATCTTCGCGAACATGGCGTAACTATGCTGACACTAGGCCAATACCTTGCGCCAAGCCGTCACCACTTACCAGTAGAACGCTACGTGCCGCCTTCAGAGTTTGATGAGCTGAAAGAGATTGCTCTTGAACTAGGCTTCACTCACGCAGCTTGTGGCCCATTTGTACGTTCTTCTTACCATGCCGACTTGCAAGCTCAAGGTATGGAAATTAAGTAA
- the lipB gene encoding lipoyl(octanoyl) transferase LipB: MQNKLIVKKLGRQDYEPVWKAMHKFTDERTEEDVDQVWLVEHNPVFTQGQAGKAEHVLNAGDIPVIQSDRGGQVTYHGPGQLVAYFLINIRRKKFGVRDLVTHIENLVINTLKAYNINSTARPDAPGVYVDGKKICSLGLRIRRGCSFHGLALNVDMDLSPFLRINPCGYQGMEMAQVSQLGGPSELESVEQQLIQELVELLGYDQVDIQATSNITAEA, from the coding sequence TTGCAAAATAAGCTAATCGTAAAAAAATTAGGCCGTCAGGATTACGAACCCGTATGGAAAGCCATGCATAAGTTCACAGACGAACGCACAGAAGAAGACGTAGACCAAGTTTGGTTGGTTGAACACAACCCTGTCTTCACTCAAGGACAAGCAGGCAAAGCCGAGCATGTATTAAATGCTGGTGACATCCCTGTCATTCAAAGCGATCGCGGTGGCCAAGTGACTTATCACGGCCCAGGTCAGTTAGTCGCTTACTTTTTGATTAACATCCGCCGCAAAAAATTCGGAGTACGTGATTTGGTGACTCATATTGAGAACCTCGTAATCAACACTCTGAAAGCTTACAATATAAATTCAACTGCCCGACCTGACGCCCCAGGTGTCTATGTCGATGGCAAGAAAATCTGTTCACTCGGATTACGTATTCGACGCGGCTGCTCATTTCATGGGCTTGCACTCAACGTCGATATGGACCTGTCTCCATTCCTACGCATTAACCCATGTGGTTACCAAGGTATGGAAATGGCTCAGGTAAGCCAGTTAGGCGGACCCAGTGAATTAGAAAGCGTTGAGCAACAGTTAATACAAGAGCTAGTAGAACTACTCGGCTATGACCAAGTAGACATTCAAGCCACCAGTAACATTACAGCAGAAGCATAA
- the ybeD gene encoding DUF493 family protein YbeD, with the protein MMNINSDAKLKDLLEFPCSFTYKVMGYAKPELTELVLEVIQRHAPGDYSPTLKPSAKGNYHSVSINITATSIEQVETLYKELGDIEIVRMVL; encoded by the coding sequence ATCATGAACATCAATTCTGATGCAAAACTAAAAGATCTCTTAGAGTTCCCTTGTTCATTCACTTACAAAGTAATGGGCTATGCTAAGCCAGAGCTTACTGAGCTAGTGCTAGAAGTGATCCAGCGTCATGCTCCTGGTGACTACAGCCCAACACTAAAACCGAGTGCGAAAGGCAACTACCACTCTGTTTCGATCAATATTACAGCGACTTCAATTGAACAAGTAGAAACGCTATACAAAGAACTGGGCGACATCGAAATCGTTCGTATGGTTCTGTAA
- a CDS encoding serine hydrolase, translating to MIKSNKLVKSIFATSVALSATIATSSFAAPIVVPDAPQIAAKGFVLMDYHSGKVLAEKEMNTQLSPASLTKMMTSYVIGQELDRGNINLNDDVVISENAWAKNFPDSSKMFVEVGTTVKVEELNRGIIIQSGNDACVAMAEHIAGSEDAFVDLMNAWASSIGMKDTHFANVHGLDNPNLYSTPYDMALLGQALIRDVPDEYRIYSQKKFTYNGITQYNRNGLLWDKSMNVDGIKTGHTSNAGYSLVSSATEGKMRLVAVVMGTKNANARKTESKKLLSYGFRFFETVAPHTAGETFVEEKIWMGSKDTVALGVDEDTFVTLPRGQAKNLKASFVLEKELEAPISRGDVVGKLFYQVDGEDVAEYPLLALEDVDQGSLFSRLWDYLVLLFKGLF from the coding sequence ATGATTAAATCTAATAAACTTGTTAAATCGATTTTTGCTACTTCTGTTGCTCTTTCTGCAACGATAGCTACATCGTCATTCGCCGCTCCTATTGTTGTACCTGATGCACCTCAAATCGCCGCTAAAGGTTTTGTTCTGATGGATTACCATTCAGGCAAAGTACTAGCAGAGAAAGAAATGAACACTCAGCTTTCTCCAGCAAGTTTAACCAAGATGATGACGAGCTACGTGATTGGCCAAGAGCTTGACCGTGGTAACATCAACTTAAACGACGACGTTGTCATTAGCGAAAACGCTTGGGCTAAAAACTTCCCAGACTCATCTAAGATGTTCGTTGAAGTAGGTACAACGGTTAAAGTTGAAGAACTGAACCGTGGCATCATCATTCAATCAGGTAACGATGCTTGTGTTGCAATGGCTGAGCATATTGCAGGCTCTGAAGACGCATTCGTTGACCTAATGAACGCTTGGGCAAGCTCTATTGGCATGAAAGACACGCACTTCGCTAACGTGCACGGTCTAGACAATCCAAACCTATACTCAACGCCTTATGATATGGCTCTACTTGGTCAGGCGCTAATTCGCGACGTTCCTGATGAGTACCGTATCTACTCACAGAAAAAATTTACTTACAACGGCATCACCCAGTACAACCGTAACGGTCTGTTATGGGATAAGAGCATGAACGTTGATGGCATTAAAACTGGCCATACAAGCAACGCAGGTTACAGCCTAGTAAGCTCAGCAACAGAAGGCAAAATGCGCCTAGTTGCGGTTGTGATGGGCACAAAGAATGCGAACGCTCGTAAAACAGAAAGCAAAAAGCTACTGAGCTACGGTTTCCGTTTCTTCGAAACAGTGGCACCACATACTGCTGGTGAGACATTCGTTGAAGAAAAAATCTGGATGGGTAGCAAGGACACGGTTGCTCTAGGTGTAGACGAAGATACTTTCGTTACTCTACCTCGTGGCCAAGCGAAGAACCTAAAGGCTAGCTTCGTTCTTGAAAAAGAACTGGAAGCACCAATTAGCAGAGGCGATGTTGTAGGCAAACTATTCTACCAAGTTGATGGTGAAGACGTTGCTGAATACCCGCTACTTGCACTTGAAGATGTAGACCAAGGCAGCCTATTTAGCCGTCTATGGGACTACCTAGTACTGCTGTTCAAAGGTTTATTCTAA
- a CDS encoding septal ring lytic transglycosylase RlpA family protein, with protein sequence MSIKAFPLTTSLVNELPIKKMLSIVGLAVLINGCSSQEQKGRYDIDSDIAPDAPISVEHLEDAHPQYEPYSLGGNTNYTLRGEDYKIVKKTEGFTEKGKASWYGKKFHGHLTSNGEIYDMYSMSAAHKTLPIPSYVKVTNTDNNKTTIVRINDRGPFHEGRIIDLSYAAAYKLDVLRTGTANVEIEVITVAMPTDANKKAALPQFIIQVATSPHEDRTEKLAKDLGEKLAVATFLQSNDDNYRLMLGPFHDYALTQKKLEQVKLMGYPSAYIKKHTLTR encoded by the coding sequence ATGTCTATTAAAGCATTCCCCCTAACAACATCTTTGGTCAATGAACTGCCAATCAAAAAAATGCTGTCTATCGTCGGCTTGGCAGTTTTGATTAACGGTTGTTCTTCCCAAGAGCAAAAAGGCCGTTACGACATTGATTCTGATATTGCGCCAGATGCGCCAATATCAGTCGAGCACCTAGAAGACGCTCACCCGCAGTATGAACCTTACAGCTTAGGCGGCAACACTAACTACACTCTGCGTGGCGAAGACTACAAAATCGTAAAAAAAACTGAAGGGTTTACCGAGAAAGGAAAAGCCTCTTGGTACGGTAAGAAATTTCATGGCCATTTAACCTCAAATGGCGAGATCTACGACATGTATTCGATGTCTGCAGCGCACAAAACATTGCCTATTCCAAGCTATGTAAAAGTGACAAATACCGATAACAACAAAACGACAATTGTTCGTATCAATGACCGAGGCCCATTCCATGAAGGCCGAATCATTGACCTTAGTTATGCGGCAGCTTACAAGCTCGATGTATTGAGAACAGGCACAGCAAATGTTGAGATAGAAGTCATCACTGTGGCTATGCCAACCGACGCGAATAAAAAGGCTGCTTTGCCGCAATTTATTATTCAGGTAGCCACATCTCCGCATGAAGATAGAACCGAAAAGTTAGCCAAAGATCTAGGCGAAAAGCTAGCTGTAGCAACGTTCTTGCAGTCAAATGACGACAACTACCGTCTGATGCTTGGGCCATTTCATGACTATGCTCTGACTCAAAAGAAATTAGAACAAGTTAAGCTAATGGGTTACCCGTCAGCTTATATAAAAAAGCACACGCTAACTCGCTAA
- the rodA gene encoding rod shape-determining protein RodA, whose amino-acid sequence MKLDPSTGRNRALFERLHIDLPLLLGILVLMGFALLIMYSASGQSLAMMDRQAMRMALSLGVMIFLAQISPRTYESLAPLLFAGGVILLLGVLFFGEASKGAQRWLNFGFVRFQPSELLKLAVPLMLARFIGKRSLPPTFQTLAISLVMVFVPTILIAKQPDLGTSILIAASGIFVIFLAGISWKIIMSAAIALGAFIPILWFFLMREYQKVRVRTLFDPESDPLGAGYHIIQSKIAIGSGGVSGKGWLQGTQSQLEFIPERHTDFIFAVIAEEWGMIGILFLLAIYLFIIGRGLFLASQAQTAFGRMMAGSIVLSFFVYIFVNIGMVSGILPVVGVPLPLVSYGGTSMVTLMAGFGILMSIHTHRKAFSKAT is encoded by the coding sequence ATGAAACTTGATCCTTCAACTGGACGAAATAGAGCCCTATTTGAAAGACTGCACATAGACCTACCGCTGTTGCTTGGTATTCTGGTTTTAATGGGCTTTGCCTTGTTGATCATGTACAGCGCAAGCGGCCAAAGCCTGGCGATGATGGATCGCCAAGCGATGCGTATGGCTCTGTCTTTAGGTGTAATGATCTTCTTGGCTCAAATCTCACCACGCACTTACGAGAGCTTAGCTCCGTTGCTATTTGCGGGCGGCGTTATTCTGCTACTCGGTGTGTTGTTCTTTGGTGAAGCCTCAAAAGGTGCACAGCGTTGGCTGAACTTCGGATTTGTTCGATTCCAACCCTCTGAGCTACTAAAGCTTGCGGTGCCTTTAATGCTGGCAAGGTTTATCGGTAAGCGTTCACTACCACCGACTTTCCAAACCTTAGCGATCTCGTTGGTGATGGTGTTTGTACCCACTATTCTCATCGCTAAGCAGCCCGACCTAGGCACATCTATCCTGATTGCGGCCTCTGGTATCTTCGTTATCTTCCTTGCTGGTATCAGTTGGAAAATAATCATGAGTGCTGCAATTGCGTTGGGTGCGTTTATTCCAATCTTGTGGTTCTTCTTAATGCGTGAATATCAAAAAGTACGTGTAAGAACCCTTTTTGATCCTGAATCAGATCCATTAGGTGCGGGTTACCACATCATTCAGAGTAAAATTGCGATAGGTTCTGGTGGAGTATCCGGAAAAGGTTGGCTACAAGGCACGCAATCTCAACTGGAGTTTATTCCAGAACGACACACCGACTTCATCTTTGCAGTAATAGCCGAAGAATGGGGTATGATCGGTATTTTGTTTTTACTCGCTATCTACCTCTTCATTATTGGACGTGGTTTATTTCTGGCGAGCCAAGCGCAAACGGCATTTGGTCGAATGATGGCTGGCAGTATTGTACTGAGCTTCTTCGTTTATATTTTTGTAAACATTGGCATGGTAAGTGGCATTCTACCCGTTGTTGGGGTTCCTCTTCCGCTAGTCAGTTACGGCGGTACCTCAATGGTTACCCTCATGGCTGGATTTGGCATTTTAATGTCGATTCATACACACAGAAAAGCATTCTCAAAGGCGACCTAA
- the mrdA gene encoding penicillin-binding protein 2 yields MLRKRSQIRDYKAEARLFTSRAFVAFIGIIVMMTMLVVNLYNIQVNQYQDYKTRSNDNRIKVVPIAPNRGLIYDRNGVLLAENRPVFNLEIIPEKIKDMDDTLIRLQTLIEIPPERIERFNRDRRNSRRFKSVPILNQLTEEQVAVFSVNQHKFPGVEVTGTLKRFYPYGDVLTHVIGYVSRINDRDMQRLVREEKDANYQATRDIGKLGIERYYEDMLHGTAGYQEVEVNSRGRVIRTLKFVPSVPGKDIVLNLDIKLQTYVHKLLDGRRGSAIVLDPKDNGVLAMVSSPSYDPNAFVHGISSKGYNALLQDKNRPLVNRATLGIYPPASTIKPFIAVAALQEGVITPNTTRNDPGYWKIPNSKTKPFRDWLRWGHGKVDIVKAIEESVDTFFYQISFDLGIDRLSKWMMMFGFGDYTGIDIYEESKANMPTREWKMARHRVPWYQGDTIPVGIGQGYWTATPMQIAKATSVLVNEGEVTAPHLLRSTIENGRPFDEQVLSEIETYPPVTGVKQKYWDIAQEGMKLVNHGKKGTARRSFQKMSYVSAGKSGTAQVFGLKEDEEYNADEIAEHLRDHALFTGYAPFENPESVVTIVLENAGGGSSNGGPVVRRILDHIILAEDYQSEPIK; encoded by the coding sequence ATGTTACGTAAACGTAGCCAAATCCGTGACTACAAAGCAGAAGCACGACTATTCACTAGCCGTGCTTTTGTTGCGTTTATAGGGATCATAGTCATGATGACTATGTTGGTTGTTAACCTGTATAACATTCAGGTCAACCAATATCAGGACTATAAAACTCGATCGAACGACAACCGAATTAAGGTTGTGCCTATCGCACCCAATCGCGGTTTAATTTACGATCGAAACGGAGTACTCCTTGCTGAAAACCGCCCAGTTTTCAACCTCGAGATCATCCCAGAAAAAATTAAAGATATGGATGACACACTCATCCGTTTGCAAACCTTAATTGAGATTCCTCCTGAACGTATCGAACGCTTTAATCGTGATCGTCGTAATTCACGACGCTTTAAGTCGGTACCGATTCTTAACCAACTCACTGAAGAGCAAGTGGCTGTTTTCTCAGTTAATCAACATAAATTTCCAGGCGTTGAAGTCACCGGGACTTTAAAACGTTTCTACCCTTATGGTGATGTTCTCACCCACGTGATTGGCTATGTCTCGCGAATTAACGATCGCGACATGCAACGCTTAGTCCGAGAAGAAAAAGACGCCAACTACCAAGCCACTCGTGACATCGGAAAGCTAGGTATTGAACGCTATTACGAAGACATGCTGCACGGAACGGCCGGCTATCAAGAAGTTGAAGTCAACAGCCGCGGGCGCGTCATTCGTACTCTAAAATTTGTCCCTTCGGTACCGGGTAAAGATATCGTGCTCAATCTCGATATCAAGCTGCAGACATACGTGCACAAACTGCTCGACGGACGCAGAGGCTCTGCAATCGTTCTCGATCCAAAAGACAATGGTGTATTAGCAATGGTATCAAGCCCAAGCTATGACCCAAATGCCTTCGTTCACGGTATTTCATCCAAGGGTTACAACGCCCTATTGCAGGATAAGAACCGACCTTTGGTTAACCGAGCCACTTTAGGTATTTATCCACCGGCTTCAACCATCAAACCTTTCATTGCCGTTGCAGCGTTGCAAGAAGGTGTAATCACACCGAACACAACACGAAATGATCCTGGATATTGGAAAATACCCAATTCAAAAACAAAACCGTTTCGTGACTGGCTTCGCTGGGGACACGGTAAAGTTGATATAGTGAAAGCGATTGAAGAATCTGTTGATACCTTCTTCTACCAAATATCCTTTGATCTAGGCATCGACCGTTTATCTAAATGGATGATGATGTTCGGTTTCGGTGATTACACCGGTATTGATATCTATGAAGAAAGTAAAGCCAACATGCCAACACGCGAGTGGAAAATGGCGCGACACCGTGTGCCTTGGTATCAAGGTGATACCATTCCCGTTGGTATTGGACAAGGTTACTGGACAGCGACACCCATGCAGATAGCGAAAGCGACATCGGTATTGGTTAATGAGGGTGAAGTAACAGCCCCTCATCTATTGCGCTCAACCATAGAGAACGGGCGTCCATTCGATGAACAAGTTCTTTCGGAAATCGAAACCTATCCACCAGTAACGGGTGTAAAGCAGAAGTATTGGGATATTGCCCAAGAAGGTATGAAGCTGGTAAACCACGGTAAAAAAGGCACGGCCAGACGCTCATTCCAGAAAATGTCTTACGTCTCTGCAGGTAAGTCCGGTACTGCACAGGTATTCGGCCTGAAAGAAGATGAAGAGTATAACGCGGACGAGATTGCCGAGCATTTACGCGATCACGCCCTCTTTACTGGTTATGCTCCTTTTGAAAATCCTGAATCAGTGGTTACCATTGTTTTAGAAAATGCAGGTGGCGGTTCATCCAATGGTGGCCCAGTAGTAAGAAGGATTTTAGACCATATTATCCTTGCAGAAGATTATCAAAGTGAGCCAATTAAATAA